Proteins encoded together in one Euzebya rosea window:
- a CDS encoding FAD-binding oxidoreductase, with the protein MQIPSPARDQRHDELRELCGGAVFLPGDPGYDDARVPWNLLVDAHPAAVVYPAFAEEVSEVLRAAARLGLRVAPQGTGHGALSLDSDLRDAVLLRTSAMTDLRIDRERRSAWVGAGVRWGDVIRRAGEVGLAGLHMSSSDVGVVGSSLGGGVSWYSRRLGLQSGTVTEVEVVLADGTIVRATDDEHADLLWAARGGGGGFGVVTGMAFDLFEVDTVYAGMLVWDIDDAEVALRTWARWATDAPEEITSIARLFNVPDAPEVPEALRGRQVVVIGIVALSDEIRGAALVEPLRAIHPQLDTMDVVPAASIATLHLEPDEPSPAYANSVLLDELADEAIDVILRTAGPASGSRLTTTEIRQLGGAMGRRSPRPGALDRVDGRFLLLGLGLDPDPSLWPAQRADSLKLLSALQPWAHRSVYLPMTEDEVDVERGWAPSSWARLRAIRAAADPHGLFVLPHEPGRASASRASRTRE; encoded by the coding sequence GTGCAGATCCCATCCCCAGCGCGTGACCAGCGCCACGACGAGCTGCGAGAGCTGTGCGGCGGTGCGGTGTTCCTGCCGGGGGATCCGGGCTACGACGATGCACGGGTCCCGTGGAACCTGCTGGTGGACGCCCACCCGGCGGCCGTGGTCTACCCGGCGTTCGCGGAGGAGGTCAGCGAGGTGCTTCGCGCCGCGGCGCGGCTGGGCCTGCGTGTCGCCCCGCAGGGCACCGGACACGGCGCGCTGAGCCTGGACAGCGACCTGCGGGACGCCGTCCTGCTCCGGACCTCGGCCATGACGGACCTGCGCATCGACCGCGAACGGCGATCGGCCTGGGTGGGGGCCGGGGTCCGCTGGGGGGACGTCATCCGGCGGGCAGGCGAGGTCGGCCTGGCGGGCCTGCACATGTCCAGCAGTGACGTCGGCGTCGTCGGATCGTCCCTGGGGGGAGGGGTCAGCTGGTACTCCCGCCGTCTCGGGCTGCAGTCGGGAACCGTGACCGAGGTCGAGGTCGTCCTCGCCGACGGCACCATCGTCCGCGCCACCGACGACGAGCACGCCGACCTCCTGTGGGCGGCGCGGGGTGGCGGGGGCGGGTTCGGCGTCGTGACCGGCATGGCCTTCGACCTGTTCGAGGTCGACACCGTCTACGCGGGCATGCTGGTCTGGGACATCGACGACGCCGAGGTGGCCCTCCGCACCTGGGCGCGATGGGCCACCGACGCGCCCGAGGAGATCACCAGCATCGCGCGCCTGTTCAACGTGCCCGACGCGCCGGAGGTGCCCGAGGCGCTGCGTGGACGGCAAGTCGTCGTCATCGGCATCGTGGCCCTGTCCGACGAAATCAGGGGAGCGGCGCTCGTCGAGCCGCTGCGCGCGATCCACCCCCAGCTCGACACCATGGACGTGGTACCCGCCGCGTCGATCGCGACGTTGCACCTCGAGCCCGACGAACCCTCACCGGCCTACGCCAACAGCGTCCTGCTCGACGAGCTCGCCGACGAGGCCATCGACGTCATCCTGCGCACGGCCGGGCCTGCCTCCGGCTCGCGCCTCACCACGACCGAGATCCGCCAGCTCGGCGGGGCGATGGGGCGTCGCTCGCCGCGTCCCGGCGCCCTCGACCGGGTGGACGGGCGGTTCCTGCTCCTCGGGCTCGGGCTCGACCCCGATCCCTCGTTGTGGCCGGCCCAGCGGGCGGACTCGCTGAAGCTGCTCTCGGCCCTCCAGCCCTGGGCCCACCGCTCGGTGTACCTGCCGATGACCGAGGACGAGGTGGACGTCGAACGAGGGTGGGCACCGTCGTCGTGGGCACGGCTGCGGGCCATCCGCGCGGCCGCGGACCCGCACGGCCTGTTCGTCCTGCCGCACGAACCCGGCCGGGCCAGCGCCTCACGGGCATCGAGGACTCGCGAGTAG
- a CDS encoding FAD-binding oxidoreductase — protein MTTLLPTTSPLSPAVPYEQLAARTTGPVVVRGDADYDAMVMPWNLAIPVQPDAVLAARTDDDVVEAVRFARAHGLQVTPQATGHGPMTSLVGQILVDTKGLDECVVHPEGWARVGAGVKWLRVVEAAAPHGLAPLSGSITDVGVVGYTTGGGLGPMARTYGLASDRVRAVEVVSGDGLLRRVTPTEHPELFFGLRGGKGMLGIVTAIEFDLVRQPTFYGGSLWFDGADAPEVIRRWKSWSDELPTAGTTSFAVFQLPGEDPMVPPPLADRMTVSIRYVWTGDHDEGARWFEPMRNAAPVILDDVATKPYTAIDSVHTDPLDPIPSHEAGTVLRDLPLEAVDALLALTGAGTPSPQIIVEVRQMGGAVRDERHGASAFCSRAAAYSLLLVGIAGTPGLHEHGRAVLDAMAPWTGTYRLPNFSFSPEDLATAYDPPTITRLRAASRTYDPDRVMALGRVLDLR, from the coding sequence GTGACCACGCTCCTGCCGACCACCTCCCCCCTCTCGCCCGCCGTTCCCTACGAGCAGCTCGCGGCACGCACGACCGGTCCCGTCGTCGTCCGTGGCGACGCCGACTACGACGCCATGGTCATGCCGTGGAACCTCGCGATCCCCGTCCAGCCCGACGCGGTGCTGGCGGCCCGGACCGACGACGACGTCGTCGAAGCCGTCCGGTTCGCCCGTGCCCACGGCCTGCAGGTCACCCCGCAGGCCACCGGCCACGGTCCCATGACCTCGCTGGTCGGCCAGATCCTGGTCGACACCAAGGGCCTCGACGAGTGCGTCGTGCACCCCGAGGGCTGGGCCCGCGTGGGTGCCGGCGTCAAGTGGCTGCGTGTCGTCGAGGCGGCCGCGCCGCACGGCCTCGCGCCGCTGTCGGGCTCCATCACCGATGTCGGCGTCGTCGGCTACACCACCGGCGGTGGGCTCGGTCCGATGGCCCGGACGTACGGCCTGGCCAGCGATCGTGTCCGCGCCGTCGAGGTCGTGAGCGGCGACGGCCTGCTGCGCCGCGTCACGCCGACCGAGCACCCCGAGCTGTTCTTCGGGCTGCGCGGTGGCAAGGGCATGCTCGGCATCGTCACCGCGATCGAGTTCGACCTGGTGCGCCAGCCCACGTTCTACGGCGGCTCGCTGTGGTTCGACGGGGCTGACGCCCCCGAGGTGATCCGCCGCTGGAAGTCGTGGTCCGACGAGCTGCCCACCGCCGGCACGACCTCGTTCGCGGTGTTCCAGCTCCCGGGCGAGGACCCCATGGTCCCGCCTCCGCTCGCCGACCGCATGACGGTCTCGATCCGGTACGTCTGGACCGGCGACCACGACGAGGGTGCGCGCTGGTTCGAGCCGATGCGCAACGCCGCCCCGGTGATCCTCGACGACGTGGCCACCAAGCCCTACACCGCGATCGACTCGGTCCACACCGATCCGCTCGACCCGATCCCGTCGCACGAGGCCGGTACCGTCCTGCGCGACCTGCCGCTGGAGGCGGTGGACGCGCTGCTCGCGCTCACCGGAGCCGGGACCCCGTCACCGCAGATCATCGTCGAGGTCCGCCAGATGGGCGGTGCCGTCCGTGACGAACGCCACGGGGCCTCGGCCTTCTGCTCGCGAGCGGCCGCGTACTCGCTGCTGCTGGTGGGCATCGCGGGAACCCCTGGGCTGCACGAGCACGGCCGCGCGGTCCTGGACGCCATGGCGCCGTGGACCGGGACCTACCGGCTGCCCAACTTCTCCTTCTCCCCGGAGGACCTGGCGACCGCGTACGACCCGCCGACGATCACCCGGCTGCGCGCGGCCTCGCGCACCTACGACCCGGACCGCGTCATGGCGCTCGGCCGGGTCCTCGACCTCCGCTGA